The following are encoded together in the Jaculus jaculus isolate mJacJac1 chromosome 3, mJacJac1.mat.Y.cur, whole genome shotgun sequence genome:
- the C3H11orf42 gene encoding uncharacterized protein C11orf42 homolog translates to MLVSTSHLLTLDEADATWTLIKDKVIEERFGSNVVAVPFLSDAACYDLLCVLVKQSRPAHTRLAFPSRQGRRALKSVGPLPNLLEQSGSEGAFAHCTREYSPNGRAEIAYEETRMLDGQPCRIRLHMGGLRKKVAFLLLPPGQVSLKQTLPWLRSTHSIYVIYQVFSCSWLQLGLLPPAREPQLLHLHKPLPVAFSCLKFSLQPKGVLGPQKPLTKDPLPHGANWVRPNLSIMPALVPSSAAADAPEADMAPPAPAPPTPPPQEGPEGRPTRFSHKGRNPFRRGPHVLAENWLFSPRSPPPGAQGGGPGDPDRHSMSLPLLQGLSSEFDSDD, encoded by the exons GTCATCGAGGAGCGCTTTGGGTCCAACGTGGTGGCCGTACCTTTCCTGTCAGATGCAGCCTGCTATGACCTACTCTGCGTTCTAGTGAAACAGTCCCGGCCAGCCCATACACGCCTGGCTTTTCCAAGTCGGCAGGGCCGAAGGGCACTGAAATCAGTGGGGCCGCTACCAAATCTTCTAGAACAGTCAGGTTCTGAGGGTGCCTTTGCCCACTGCACTCGGGAATACTCACCAAATGGCCGAGCTGAGATAGCCTACGAAGAGACGCGAATGCTGGATGGGCAGCCCTGCCGGATCCGCCTGCATATGGGTGGCCTGCGCAAGAAGGTTGCCTTCCTGTTGCTGCCACCGGGGCAGGTGAGCCTAAAGCAGACTCTTCCCTGGCTACGAAGCACCCACAGCATCTACGTCATCTACCAGGTCTTCTCCTGCTCCTGGCTGCAACTGGGGCTGTTACCCCCAGCCCGTGAGCCCCAGCTGCTCCACTTACACAAGCCACTGCCTGTGGCTTTCTCCTGCCTCAAGTTCTCACTGCAGCCCAAGGGTGTGCTGGGACCACAGAAGCCTCTCACCAAAGACCCACTGCCCCATGGGGCCAACTGGGTCAGACCCAACCTTAGCATCATGCCAGCTCTGGTTCCCTCATCAGCAGCTGCTGATGCCCCTGAGGCTGACATGGCCCCACCTGCCCCAGCCCCACCTACACCGCCTCCCCAAGAAGGGCCAGAAGGCAGACCGACGAGATTCTCCCACAAGGGCCGCAATCCCTTCCGGAGGGGCCCTCATGTGCTTGCAG AGAACTGGCTCTTCAGCCCCCGCAGCCCCCCACCAGGAGCCCAGGGTGGGGGCCCCGGGGACCCCGACCGGCACTCCATGTCCCTGCCCCTGCTGCAGGGTCTGTCTTCAGAGTTCGACAGCGACGACTGA
- the Fhip1b gene encoding FHF complex subunit HOOK interacting protein 1B isoform X3 — translation MERMNWLSRLASRVPGHRVPQGASLQTPVMADPETCLMVFKNHWSQVVRILERQGPRAAAGGADDLSAVRNHTYQMLTLLAEDRAAPSAPLGPGPLLEFALREDLLTRVLAWQLQWDELGEGVEERRAEQLKLFEMLVSEARQPLLRHGPVREALLALLDACGHPVPSSPALDEGLVLLLSQLCVCVAREPSLLEFFLQPPPEPGAAPRLLLFSRLVPFVHREGTLGQQARDALLLLMALSAGSPTVGRYIADHSYFCPVLATGLSALYSSLPRKIEVPGDDWHCLRREDWIGVPALALFMSSLEFCNAVIQVAHPLVQRQLIDYIHNGFLVPVMGPALHKTSVEEMIASTAYLELFLRSISEPALLRTFLRFLLLHRHDTHTILDTLVARIGSNSRLCMVSLSLFRTLLNLSCEDVLLQLVLRYLVPCNHVMLSQKPAVRDVDLYGRAADKFLSLIPRCCRHRATSPPRPEHASWARGGPGTEAGKREDMPGPGSPSVDSSSVVTVPRPSTPSRLALFLRQQSVGGSESPGPAPRSPGLTASPTSSPSRRPCPTEEPGELEDNYLEYLREARRGVDRCVRACRTWSAPYDGERPPPEPSPFGSRTKKRSLLPEEDRDNVRGGEEEELGSRGLARGTGEGPDHLPPPQLNGVTGPWPEGAKKVRLVPRLVLQEGAGELLEGTSEGMAGLESFGQELQELEVALSNGGAGSEPSLEPPLPLEEEEAYESLACPPEPPSPFLSSPLRTLNQLPSQPFTGPFMAVLFAKLENMLQNSVYVNFLLTGLVAQLACHPQPLLRSFLLNTNMVFQPSVKSLLQVLGSVKNKIESFAASQEDFPALLSKAKKYLIARGKLDWAEGPAAGPAPRRSDPLARRTYNLLSQIR, via the exons ATGGAGAGGATGAACTGGCTGAGCAGACTGGCCTCCCGGGTCCCTGGGCACCGAGTACCTCAAGGGGCCAGTCTGCAGACCCCTGTCATGGCTGACCCTGAGACCTGCCTCATGGTCTTCAAGAATCACTGGTCTCAG GTGGTGCGCATCCTGGAGCGGCAAGGCCCCCGGGCAGCTGCTGGAGGTGCAGATGATCTCAGCGCTGTGCGCAACCACACTTACCAAATGCTAACGTTGCTGGCAGAGGACCGTGCAGCCCCCTCAGCACCCCTGGGCCCTGGGCCCCTGCTGGAGTTTGCTCTGCGCGAAGATCTGTTGACCCGTGTGTTGGCATGGCAGCTGCAGTGGGATGAGCTTGGGGAGGGGGTTGAGGAACGGCGGGCTGAACAGTTGAAACTATTTGAGATGCTCGTGAGCGAAGCCCGCCAGCCCCTGTTGCGGCATGGCCCAGTTCGCGAGGCTCTGCTTGCCCTGCTGGATGCCTGTGGCCACCCTGTGCCTAGTAGCCCAGCGCTGGACGAAGGCCtggtgctgctgctcagccagctgtgtgtgtgtgttgctcggGAGCCTTCATTGCTTGAGTTCTTCCTGCAGCCACCTCCTGAGCCTGGAGCTGCCCCGCGTCTTCTCCTTTTTTCTCGCCTTGTCCCTTTTGTCCATCGAGAGGGcaccctgggtcagcaggctcGTGATGCACTACTTCTGCTCATGGCTCTGTCAGCTGGGAGCCCCACTGTGGGCCGCTACATCGCGGATCACTCTTACTTCTGCCCG GTGCTGGCCACAGGGCTGAGTGCCCTGTACTCCTCACTGCCTCGAAAGATTGAGGTTCCAGGGGATGATTGGCACTGCTTACGGCGGGAAGACTGGATAGGTGTGCCGGCTCTTGCACTCTTCATGAGCTCCTTAGAGTTCTGCAACGCAGTCATTCAG GTGGCTCACCCCCtggtgcagaggcagctgattgACTATATCCATAATGGCTTCCTGGTGCCTGTCATGGGCCCTGCCCTGCACAAG ACTTCCGTGGAGGAGATGATCGCCAGCACCGCCTATCTGGAGCTTTTCCTGCGCAGTATCTCGGAGCCCGCCCTGCTCCGCACCTTCCTGCGATTCTTGTTGTTGCACCGCCACGACACCCACACAATCCTTGACACCCTCGTTGCTCGTATTGGCAGCAACTCCCGG cTCTGCATGGTCTCTCTGAGTCTCTTCAGGACCCTCCTGAACCTCAGCTGTGAGGATGTTCTGCTGCAGCTGGTTCTCAG GTATCTTGTTCCGTGTAATCATGTGATGCTGAGCCAGAAGCCAGCTGTTCGCGATGTGGATCTGTATGGACGAGCAGCAGACAAATTTCTCTCCCTAATCCCTCGCTGCTGTCGGCACCGTGCCACCAGCCCACCTCGTCCAGAGCATGCCTCATGGGCACGAGGTGGGCCTGGCACAGAGGCAGGGAAAAGGGAGGACATGCCGG GCCCTGGAAGCCCGAGTGTTGATTCCTCTTCGGTGGTAACAGTGCCTCGGCCCTCCACGCCATCTCGCCTGGCCCTCTTCCTTCGGCAGCAAAGCGTGGGTGGTTCTGAGTCCCCAGGTCCAGCTCCTCGCTCACCAGGGCTCACTGCATCTCCCACTTCTAGCCCTAGCCGACGGCCCTGCCCTACAGAGGAGCCTGGTGAGCTGGAAGACAATTACCTGGAGTATCTGCGAGAGGCACGTCGTGGTGTGGACCGCTGTGTTCGAGCCTGCCGGACCTGGTCTGCCCCCTATGATGGCGAGCGGCCCCCTCCTGAGCCCAGTCCTTTTGGCTCCCGGACTAAGAAACGCAGTCTACTGCCAGAGGAGGACAGGGACAATGtgcggggaggggaggaggaagaactaGGGAGTAGGGGACTGGCTAGGGGAACAGGGGAGGGCCCTGAtcacctgcccccaccccaactcAATGGGGTAACAGGACCATGGCCTGAGGGGGCCAAGAAAGTTCGTCTAGTACCACGACTGGTGCTACAGGAGGGAGCTGGAGAACTGTTAGAGGGCACCTCTGAGGGCATGGCAGGACTAGAGAGCTTTGGGCAAGAACTTCAGGAGTTGGAGGTGGCACTGAGCAATGGTGGCGCTGGCTCTGAGCCTTCCCTCGAGCCTCCACTACCtcttgaggaggaggaggcctaCGAGAGCCTTGCCTGTCCCCCCGAGCCTCCCAGTCCCTTCCTCAGCAGCCCCTTGCGGACTCTGAACCAGCTGCCGAGCCAGCCCTTCACTG GCCCCTTCATGGCTGTGCTCTTTGCCAAACTCGAGAACATGCTGCAGAACTCCGTCTATGTCAACTTCCTGCTGACAGGGCTGGTGGCCCAGCTGGCCTGTCACCCCCAGCCCCTGCTCCGCTCTTTCCTGCTCAACACCAACATGGTCTTCCAGCCCAGTGTCAAGTCCCTGCTGCAG GTGCTGGGCTCTGTGAAGAACAAGATCGAGAGCTTTGCGGCCTCCCAGGAGGACTTCCCTGCTCTGCTGTCCAAAGCCAAGAAGTACCTTATCGCTCGTGGCAAGTTGGACTGGGCTGAGGGTCCTGCAGCAGGACCTGCACCTCGTCGCTCTGATCCCCTAG CCCGTAGAACCTATAATCTCCTGTCCCAGATAAGGTAG
- the Fhip1b gene encoding FHF complex subunit HOOK interacting protein 1B isoform X2, with the protein MERMNWLSRLASRVPGHRVPQGASLQTPVMADPETCLMVFKNHWSQVVRILERQGPRAAAGGADDLSAVRNHTYQMLTLLAEDRAAPSAPLGPGPLLEFALREDLLTRVLAWQLQWDELGEGVEERRAEQLKLFEMLVSEARQPLLRHGPVREALLALLDACGHPVPSSPALDEGLVLLLSQLCVCVAREPSLLEFFLQPPPEPGAAPRLLLFSRLVPFVHREGTLGQQARDALLLLMALSAGSPTVGRYIADHSYFCPVLATGLSALYSSLPRKIEVPGDDWHCLRREDWIGVPALALFMSSLEFCNAVIQVAHPLVQRQLIDYIHNGFLVPVMGPALHKTSVEEMIASTAYLELFLRSISEPALLRTFLRFLLLHRHDTHTILDTLVARIGSNSRLCMVSLSLFRTLLNLSCEDVLLQLVLRYLVPCNHVMLSQKPAVRDVDLYGRAADKFLSLIPRCCRHRATSPPRPEHASWARGPGSPSVDSSSVVTVPRPSTPSRLALFLRQQSVGGSESPGPAPRSPGLTASPTSSPSRRPCPTEEPGELEDNYLEYLREARRGVDRCVRACRTWSAPYDGERPPPEPSPFGSRTKKRSLLPEEDRDNVRGGEEEELGSRGLARGTGEGPDHLPPPQLNGVTGPWPEGAKKVRLVPRLVLQEGAGELLEGTSEGMAGLESFGQELQELEVALSNGGAGSEPSLEPPLPLEEEEAYESLACPPEPPSPFLSSPLRTLNQLPSQPFTGPFMAVLFAKLENMLQNSVYVNFLLTGLVAQLACHPQPLLRSFLLNTNMVFQPSVKSLLQVLGSVKNKIESFAASQEDFPALLSKAKKYLIARGKLDWAEGPAAGPAPRRSDPLVRSRRPSLGELLLRHAHSPTRARQAAQVLQPGRDGAGLGLSGDSPGASTPILLPRGGASERQGEALRVKNAVYCAVIFPEFLKELAAISQAHAVTSPFLLDTSEEVSGLPISGLGPLNP; encoded by the exons ATGGAGAGGATGAACTGGCTGAGCAGACTGGCCTCCCGGGTCCCTGGGCACCGAGTACCTCAAGGGGCCAGTCTGCAGACCCCTGTCATGGCTGACCCTGAGACCTGCCTCATGGTCTTCAAGAATCACTGGTCTCAG GTGGTGCGCATCCTGGAGCGGCAAGGCCCCCGGGCAGCTGCTGGAGGTGCAGATGATCTCAGCGCTGTGCGCAACCACACTTACCAAATGCTAACGTTGCTGGCAGAGGACCGTGCAGCCCCCTCAGCACCCCTGGGCCCTGGGCCCCTGCTGGAGTTTGCTCTGCGCGAAGATCTGTTGACCCGTGTGTTGGCATGGCAGCTGCAGTGGGATGAGCTTGGGGAGGGGGTTGAGGAACGGCGGGCTGAACAGTTGAAACTATTTGAGATGCTCGTGAGCGAAGCCCGCCAGCCCCTGTTGCGGCATGGCCCAGTTCGCGAGGCTCTGCTTGCCCTGCTGGATGCCTGTGGCCACCCTGTGCCTAGTAGCCCAGCGCTGGACGAAGGCCtggtgctgctgctcagccagctgtgtgtgtgtgttgctcggGAGCCTTCATTGCTTGAGTTCTTCCTGCAGCCACCTCCTGAGCCTGGAGCTGCCCCGCGTCTTCTCCTTTTTTCTCGCCTTGTCCCTTTTGTCCATCGAGAGGGcaccctgggtcagcaggctcGTGATGCACTACTTCTGCTCATGGCTCTGTCAGCTGGGAGCCCCACTGTGGGCCGCTACATCGCGGATCACTCTTACTTCTGCCCG GTGCTGGCCACAGGGCTGAGTGCCCTGTACTCCTCACTGCCTCGAAAGATTGAGGTTCCAGGGGATGATTGGCACTGCTTACGGCGGGAAGACTGGATAGGTGTGCCGGCTCTTGCACTCTTCATGAGCTCCTTAGAGTTCTGCAACGCAGTCATTCAG GTGGCTCACCCCCtggtgcagaggcagctgattgACTATATCCATAATGGCTTCCTGGTGCCTGTCATGGGCCCTGCCCTGCACAAG ACTTCCGTGGAGGAGATGATCGCCAGCACCGCCTATCTGGAGCTTTTCCTGCGCAGTATCTCGGAGCCCGCCCTGCTCCGCACCTTCCTGCGATTCTTGTTGTTGCACCGCCACGACACCCACACAATCCTTGACACCCTCGTTGCTCGTATTGGCAGCAACTCCCGG cTCTGCATGGTCTCTCTGAGTCTCTTCAGGACCCTCCTGAACCTCAGCTGTGAGGATGTTCTGCTGCAGCTGGTTCTCAG GTATCTTGTTCCGTGTAATCATGTGATGCTGAGCCAGAAGCCAGCTGTTCGCGATGTGGATCTGTATGGACGAGCAGCAGACAAATTTCTCTCCCTAATCCCTCGCTGCTGTCGGCACCGTGCCACCAGCCCACCTCGTCCAGAGCATGCCTCATGGGCACGAG GCCCTGGAAGCCCGAGTGTTGATTCCTCTTCGGTGGTAACAGTGCCTCGGCCCTCCACGCCATCTCGCCTGGCCCTCTTCCTTCGGCAGCAAAGCGTGGGTGGTTCTGAGTCCCCAGGTCCAGCTCCTCGCTCACCAGGGCTCACTGCATCTCCCACTTCTAGCCCTAGCCGACGGCCCTGCCCTACAGAGGAGCCTGGTGAGCTGGAAGACAATTACCTGGAGTATCTGCGAGAGGCACGTCGTGGTGTGGACCGCTGTGTTCGAGCCTGCCGGACCTGGTCTGCCCCCTATGATGGCGAGCGGCCCCCTCCTGAGCCCAGTCCTTTTGGCTCCCGGACTAAGAAACGCAGTCTACTGCCAGAGGAGGACAGGGACAATGtgcggggaggggaggaggaagaactaGGGAGTAGGGGACTGGCTAGGGGAACAGGGGAGGGCCCTGAtcacctgcccccaccccaactcAATGGGGTAACAGGACCATGGCCTGAGGGGGCCAAGAAAGTTCGTCTAGTACCACGACTGGTGCTACAGGAGGGAGCTGGAGAACTGTTAGAGGGCACCTCTGAGGGCATGGCAGGACTAGAGAGCTTTGGGCAAGAACTTCAGGAGTTGGAGGTGGCACTGAGCAATGGTGGCGCTGGCTCTGAGCCTTCCCTCGAGCCTCCACTACCtcttgaggaggaggaggcctaCGAGAGCCTTGCCTGTCCCCCCGAGCCTCCCAGTCCCTTCCTCAGCAGCCCCTTGCGGACTCTGAACCAGCTGCCGAGCCAGCCCTTCACTG GCCCCTTCATGGCTGTGCTCTTTGCCAAACTCGAGAACATGCTGCAGAACTCCGTCTATGTCAACTTCCTGCTGACAGGGCTGGTGGCCCAGCTGGCCTGTCACCCCCAGCCCCTGCTCCGCTCTTTCCTGCTCAACACCAACATGGTCTTCCAGCCCAGTGTCAAGTCCCTGCTGCAG GTGCTGGGCTCTGTGAAGAACAAGATCGAGAGCTTTGCGGCCTCCCAGGAGGACTTCCCTGCTCTGCTGTCCAAAGCCAAGAAGTACCTTATCGCTCGTGGCAAGTTGGACTGGGCTGAGGGTCCTGCAGCAGGACCTGCACCTCGTCGCTCTGATCCCCTAG TGAGGAGCCGGAGGCCATCCTTGGGGGAGTTACTCCTGCGGCATGCTCACAGTCCAACCCGGGCCCGGCAGGCGGCACAGGTCCTTCAGCCTGGGCGAGATGGAGCAGGACTTGGACTAAGTGGGGACTCCCCTGGGGCTTCAactcccattctcctcccccggGGCGGGGCGTCTGAGCGCCAAGGTGAGGCTCTTCGAGTCAAGAATGCTGTCTACTGTGCCGTCATTTTCCCTGAGTTTCTCAAGGAGTTGGctgccatctcccaggcccatgCTGTGACTTCACCTTTCTTGTTGGATACTTCAGAGGAGGTGTCTGGGCTTCCCATCTCAGGCCTTGGGCCCCTCAATCCTTAA
- the Fhip1b gene encoding FHF complex subunit HOOK interacting protein 1B isoform X1 → MERMNWLSRLASRVPGHRVPQGASLQTPVMADPETCLMVFKNHWSQVVRILERQGPRAAAGGADDLSAVRNHTYQMLTLLAEDRAAPSAPLGPGPLLEFALREDLLTRVLAWQLQWDELGEGVEERRAEQLKLFEMLVSEARQPLLRHGPVREALLALLDACGHPVPSSPALDEGLVLLLSQLCVCVAREPSLLEFFLQPPPEPGAAPRLLLFSRLVPFVHREGTLGQQARDALLLLMALSAGSPTVGRYIADHSYFCPVLATGLSALYSSLPRKIEVPGDDWHCLRREDWIGVPALALFMSSLEFCNAVIQVAHPLVQRQLIDYIHNGFLVPVMGPALHKTSVEEMIASTAYLELFLRSISEPALLRTFLRFLLLHRHDTHTILDTLVARIGSNSRLCMVSLSLFRTLLNLSCEDVLLQLVLRYLVPCNHVMLSQKPAVRDVDLYGRAADKFLSLIPRCCRHRATSPPRPEHASWARGGPGTEAGKREDMPGPGSPSVDSSSVVTVPRPSTPSRLALFLRQQSVGGSESPGPAPRSPGLTASPTSSPSRRPCPTEEPGELEDNYLEYLREARRGVDRCVRACRTWSAPYDGERPPPEPSPFGSRTKKRSLLPEEDRDNVRGGEEEELGSRGLARGTGEGPDHLPPPQLNGVTGPWPEGAKKVRLVPRLVLQEGAGELLEGTSEGMAGLESFGQELQELEVALSNGGAGSEPSLEPPLPLEEEEAYESLACPPEPPSPFLSSPLRTLNQLPSQPFTGPFMAVLFAKLENMLQNSVYVNFLLTGLVAQLACHPQPLLRSFLLNTNMVFQPSVKSLLQVLGSVKNKIESFAASQEDFPALLSKAKKYLIARGKLDWAEGPAAGPAPRRSDPLVRSRRPSLGELLLRHAHSPTRARQAAQVLQPGRDGAGLGLSGDSPGASTPILLPRGGASERQGEALRVKNAVYCAVIFPEFLKELAAISQAHAVTSPFLLDTSEEVSGLPISGLGPLNP, encoded by the exons ATGGAGAGGATGAACTGGCTGAGCAGACTGGCCTCCCGGGTCCCTGGGCACCGAGTACCTCAAGGGGCCAGTCTGCAGACCCCTGTCATGGCTGACCCTGAGACCTGCCTCATGGTCTTCAAGAATCACTGGTCTCAG GTGGTGCGCATCCTGGAGCGGCAAGGCCCCCGGGCAGCTGCTGGAGGTGCAGATGATCTCAGCGCTGTGCGCAACCACACTTACCAAATGCTAACGTTGCTGGCAGAGGACCGTGCAGCCCCCTCAGCACCCCTGGGCCCTGGGCCCCTGCTGGAGTTTGCTCTGCGCGAAGATCTGTTGACCCGTGTGTTGGCATGGCAGCTGCAGTGGGATGAGCTTGGGGAGGGGGTTGAGGAACGGCGGGCTGAACAGTTGAAACTATTTGAGATGCTCGTGAGCGAAGCCCGCCAGCCCCTGTTGCGGCATGGCCCAGTTCGCGAGGCTCTGCTTGCCCTGCTGGATGCCTGTGGCCACCCTGTGCCTAGTAGCCCAGCGCTGGACGAAGGCCtggtgctgctgctcagccagctgtgtgtgtgtgttgctcggGAGCCTTCATTGCTTGAGTTCTTCCTGCAGCCACCTCCTGAGCCTGGAGCTGCCCCGCGTCTTCTCCTTTTTTCTCGCCTTGTCCCTTTTGTCCATCGAGAGGGcaccctgggtcagcaggctcGTGATGCACTACTTCTGCTCATGGCTCTGTCAGCTGGGAGCCCCACTGTGGGCCGCTACATCGCGGATCACTCTTACTTCTGCCCG GTGCTGGCCACAGGGCTGAGTGCCCTGTACTCCTCACTGCCTCGAAAGATTGAGGTTCCAGGGGATGATTGGCACTGCTTACGGCGGGAAGACTGGATAGGTGTGCCGGCTCTTGCACTCTTCATGAGCTCCTTAGAGTTCTGCAACGCAGTCATTCAG GTGGCTCACCCCCtggtgcagaggcagctgattgACTATATCCATAATGGCTTCCTGGTGCCTGTCATGGGCCCTGCCCTGCACAAG ACTTCCGTGGAGGAGATGATCGCCAGCACCGCCTATCTGGAGCTTTTCCTGCGCAGTATCTCGGAGCCCGCCCTGCTCCGCACCTTCCTGCGATTCTTGTTGTTGCACCGCCACGACACCCACACAATCCTTGACACCCTCGTTGCTCGTATTGGCAGCAACTCCCGG cTCTGCATGGTCTCTCTGAGTCTCTTCAGGACCCTCCTGAACCTCAGCTGTGAGGATGTTCTGCTGCAGCTGGTTCTCAG GTATCTTGTTCCGTGTAATCATGTGATGCTGAGCCAGAAGCCAGCTGTTCGCGATGTGGATCTGTATGGACGAGCAGCAGACAAATTTCTCTCCCTAATCCCTCGCTGCTGTCGGCACCGTGCCACCAGCCCACCTCGTCCAGAGCATGCCTCATGGGCACGAGGTGGGCCTGGCACAGAGGCAGGGAAAAGGGAGGACATGCCGG GCCCTGGAAGCCCGAGTGTTGATTCCTCTTCGGTGGTAACAGTGCCTCGGCCCTCCACGCCATCTCGCCTGGCCCTCTTCCTTCGGCAGCAAAGCGTGGGTGGTTCTGAGTCCCCAGGTCCAGCTCCTCGCTCACCAGGGCTCACTGCATCTCCCACTTCTAGCCCTAGCCGACGGCCCTGCCCTACAGAGGAGCCTGGTGAGCTGGAAGACAATTACCTGGAGTATCTGCGAGAGGCACGTCGTGGTGTGGACCGCTGTGTTCGAGCCTGCCGGACCTGGTCTGCCCCCTATGATGGCGAGCGGCCCCCTCCTGAGCCCAGTCCTTTTGGCTCCCGGACTAAGAAACGCAGTCTACTGCCAGAGGAGGACAGGGACAATGtgcggggaggggaggaggaagaactaGGGAGTAGGGGACTGGCTAGGGGAACAGGGGAGGGCCCTGAtcacctgcccccaccccaactcAATGGGGTAACAGGACCATGGCCTGAGGGGGCCAAGAAAGTTCGTCTAGTACCACGACTGGTGCTACAGGAGGGAGCTGGAGAACTGTTAGAGGGCACCTCTGAGGGCATGGCAGGACTAGAGAGCTTTGGGCAAGAACTTCAGGAGTTGGAGGTGGCACTGAGCAATGGTGGCGCTGGCTCTGAGCCTTCCCTCGAGCCTCCACTACCtcttgaggaggaggaggcctaCGAGAGCCTTGCCTGTCCCCCCGAGCCTCCCAGTCCCTTCCTCAGCAGCCCCTTGCGGACTCTGAACCAGCTGCCGAGCCAGCCCTTCACTG GCCCCTTCATGGCTGTGCTCTTTGCCAAACTCGAGAACATGCTGCAGAACTCCGTCTATGTCAACTTCCTGCTGACAGGGCTGGTGGCCCAGCTGGCCTGTCACCCCCAGCCCCTGCTCCGCTCTTTCCTGCTCAACACCAACATGGTCTTCCAGCCCAGTGTCAAGTCCCTGCTGCAG GTGCTGGGCTCTGTGAAGAACAAGATCGAGAGCTTTGCGGCCTCCCAGGAGGACTTCCCTGCTCTGCTGTCCAAAGCCAAGAAGTACCTTATCGCTCGTGGCAAGTTGGACTGGGCTGAGGGTCCTGCAGCAGGACCTGCACCTCGTCGCTCTGATCCCCTAG TGAGGAGCCGGAGGCCATCCTTGGGGGAGTTACTCCTGCGGCATGCTCACAGTCCAACCCGGGCCCGGCAGGCGGCACAGGTCCTTCAGCCTGGGCGAGATGGAGCAGGACTTGGACTAAGTGGGGACTCCCCTGGGGCTTCAactcccattctcctcccccggGGCGGGGCGTCTGAGCGCCAAGGTGAGGCTCTTCGAGTCAAGAATGCTGTCTACTGTGCCGTCATTTTCCCTGAGTTTCTCAAGGAGTTGGctgccatctcccaggcccatgCTGTGACTTCACCTTTCTTGTTGGATACTTCAGAGGAGGTGTCTGGGCTTCCCATCTCAGGCCTTGGGCCCCTCAATCCTTAA